A window of Lacibacter sediminis contains these coding sequences:
- a CDS encoding ABC transporter ATP-binding protein, with translation MANDKIITAQELSKRFGHFTAVDAITFDVHKGEIFGFLGANGAGKTTAMRMLCGLSKPTGGKATVAGFDVYTQNEQIKKNIGYMSQKFSLYEDLTVNENMQLYGGIYGKSNAFIKEKTAFILDHLHLEKEANKLVGALPLGWKQKLAFSVAIFHEPEIVFLDEPTGGVDPVTRREFWNMIYQAADNGITIFVTTHYMDEAEYCNRVSIMVDGKIEALDTPAVLKKIYHSDSMDDVFLKLARKAVRAGD, from the coding sequence ATGGCAAACGATAAAATCATAACAGCACAGGAACTCAGTAAACGCTTCGGACATTTTACTGCAGTAGATGCCATTACGTTTGATGTGCACAAAGGAGAAATCTTCGGTTTTCTTGGTGCGAACGGTGCAGGTAAAACAACAGCCATGCGTATGTTATGTGGTTTATCAAAACCAACAGGGGGTAAAGCAACTGTTGCAGGCTTTGATGTGTACACGCAGAATGAGCAGATCAAAAAGAATATTGGTTATATGAGCCAGAAGTTTTCGTTGTATGAAGACTTAACTGTGAATGAGAACATGCAGTTGTATGGTGGTATTTATGGAAAGAGCAATGCATTCATTAAAGAGAAAACAGCTTTTATTCTTGATCACTTGCACCTGGAGAAAGAAGCAAACAAACTGGTTGGCGCATTGCCCCTCGGCTGGAAACAGAAGCTGGCATTTTCAGTCGCCATTTTTCATGAACCGGAAATTGTTTTTTTAGATGAACCAACGGGTGGAGTTGATCCTGTTACCCGTCGTGAATTCTGGAATATGATTTACCAGGCAGCAGATAATGGCATCACCATTTTTGTAACAACGCACTACATGGATGAAGCAGAATACTGTAACCGTGTAAGTATTATGGTTGATGGAAAAATTGAAGCATTGGATACGCCGGCAGTGTTGAAAAAAATATATCATTCAGATTCAATGGACGATGTGTTTCTGAAGTTGGCAAGAAAAGCAGTAAGGGCAGGCGATTGA
- a CDS encoding ABC transporter permease: protein MKQFFAFVKKEFFHIWRDKRTMFILLGMPVVQIVIFGFALTNEVKNSKIAVLDQSKDAATASLISELNSSRYFDVERNLISADEIEPAFRSGKIKLAVILPNQFGEDLQHVNNATIQLIADASDPNVANTLTNYAAAVVMDYQNRITNNQKLPYTINVETRMLYNPQLKGAYNFVPGVMAMVLLLVCTMMTAITIVREKEMGTMEIMLVSPMKPQLVVFAKAVPYLLLSTINIASILLLSVYVLEVPINGSLALLVAESILFTLVSLSLGLLISSGAESQQTAMFISLVALFLPTVMLSGFMFPIENMPFPLRTVSNIVPAKWYYIIVKSVMIKGVGITAVWKETLILTGMMLFFLVLAIKRFKIRLQ from the coding sequence ATGAAACAATTCTTCGCATTTGTAAAAAAGGAATTCTTCCATATCTGGCGGGATAAACGTACCATGTTTATCCTGTTGGGAATGCCGGTGGTACAGATCGTCATCTTTGGTTTTGCATTAACGAATGAAGTAAAGAATTCAAAGATCGCTGTGCTTGATCAGTCGAAAGATGCTGCAACAGCATCGCTCATCAGCGAATTAAATTCAAGCCGTTATTTTGATGTTGAACGCAATCTAATTTCTGCAGATGAAATTGAACCCGCATTTCGCAGTGGTAAGATCAAGTTGGCAGTTATACTTCCTAATCAGTTTGGTGAAGATTTGCAGCATGTAAACAACGCAACAATTCAATTAATAGCTGATGCATCTGATCCTAATGTTGCCAATACGTTAACGAATTATGCAGCAGCAGTTGTAATGGACTACCAAAACCGTATCACCAATAATCAAAAACTGCCTTATACCATCAATGTAGAGACAAGAATGCTGTATAACCCACAGTTGAAAGGAGCGTATAACTTTGTGCCGGGTGTTATGGCAATGGTGTTGTTACTTGTTTGTACAATGATGACGGCTATTACGATTGTGCGTGAAAAAGAAATGGGTACCATGGAGATCATGCTGGTATCTCCAATGAAACCACAATTGGTGGTATTTGCAAAAGCTGTTCCCTACTTATTATTATCAACCATCAATATTGCCAGTATTCTTTTATTAAGTGTGTATGTGCTGGAGGTGCCCATTAATGGAAGTCTTGCATTACTGGTTGCAGAAAGTATACTGTTTACATTGGTGTCATTATCGCTTGGCTTGTTAATTTCTTCCGGAGCAGAGTCACAACAAACAGCTATGTTTATTTCGTTGGTTGCTCTGTTTTTACCCACCGTTATGTTGAGTGGATTTATGTTTCCCATTGAAAATATGCCATTCCCGTTGCGTACTGTTTCAAACATTGTTCCTGCGAAATGGTATTACATCATAGTAAAATCAGTAATGATCAAAGGAGTTGGAATAACAGCTGTGTGGAAAGAAACGCTGATCCTTACAGGAATGATGCTGTTCTTTTTAGTGCTCGCAATAAAACGTTTTAAAATCAGGTTGCAA